DNA from Misgurnus anguillicaudatus chromosome 13, ASM2758022v2, whole genome shotgun sequence:
TTAAAAATAGGGCAATATCCAATCCCATTAGAAAGCTAAAAAGaaccaggatattatttaataatgtGTTTGGCTAAAAGGAAGAAAGTTAAACACTGGCTTGAAGGTGAGTAAAACATGGGCTAATTttcaattaatttaataaaagtaTTTCAATTACTACAGGTCTGATGACTAATGCAGATATTCAGAGTATAACATACATTGACTGATTTAGTTTTAGTGTTGTTCATGTTGTGCTGGCTTATAAGGCTGGTTTTCTGGTCAAGATGGTCTCACCATAGTGCTCAGCAGGTGCCTGGCCACCTGAAAAGTGATCTAAACCAGCCCAAAAGCAAACATTTGAGATCAGGTAAGACCACCAAACAAGTTTAATCAGGTTTAATCtagtttttattttctaatCATGCATTAGCTTGACAGATGGCAATCGGTTGAACAAAACAGTATCATATTTAGAGTATTGACAAAGTGTTACTTGTAAGCAAACAAAAACACCAATTGAGGTACTGAATTAAATGAGCTCAAACAAGCAACATTTACTAAACCAAGTAAAAAGAAACTCATTGCaactgaatgttttattcttttattggTTTTGCTTCTGTATGACCTTAGATAAAtataatgaatataacatgtGCTTGATGCTTGCCGTGATCATAAAAATCATCAGTATTGACTCAAATATGATATATTTGATTTCAAATGCTTttacattaaaacataaattgtCACATCCATAGTACTGCCACAGTATCTGCTATATAATCACTTGTCCAGCACAGTGTACATCAAGAATAGATGCTTACAAATAGTTGGGTAGGTCGCAATGTTCTAAGAAGCCAACTACAAAGTGTTTTGTCTTCAAGGCATCTGTCAATGACAGAGTGCCCATCTGCTGTCAATGTTAGCAAGATAATTGTTAAGATATAAAGTTGGTAAATAAAACATGTCAAAATCATTAAAGTAACACGCCAACTTTTTGGGACTTAAGCTTATTCGCCGTATCCCCAAAGTTAGACAAGTCCACATCCCCCTTTCATTTCCGTGCGTCCcataactctgtctgacgcacccaccgctagcccaGCCCAGCACAAAGACCGGAAGCAAATGGCTCCAACCAGCATACCccaataaatgacaaaaaacaccaacattAGTTATTAagatgttgtgatttgtatagtcacagcgtgtacaagactttttttaaaccgcatactgggaactatattctcagaaggtgaagcactgctacttggacGGAGTGATTAGCGCAACACTTGcgcgaactctctgctcctcaccacaGGGCTTCTTAGGTGCTGCAAGCAATTCACTATGactttgttatttgtacatgccgtgactatacaaatcataACATAtcaataggaaaatgttggtgttattttgtcaaccattgggagcagtatgctagctggaacCATCCACCTCCAGTCCCCGTGCCAAGCCAGGCCAGCGGTGGGTGCATCGCACAGAGataaaaggtatgtatggacccATCCAACTCTGGGGGATTCAGcaaataagctaaagtccccaAAAGtcagcgtgttcctttaagaaaggCATGCATGCATAGCTTACAAAGTCACTGACAGAATTAGCAATATTATCACTTATATGAATCACCCTGATCATAAATTTTGACTTTCAGTTAATGATTCAGTTATGAGCTTATATAACTGCTTTGTAAATACACAAAAGCAGTGGTACTTTAGCAGGTGTCAAACACACAAGAGGTAATAAAGACTGTTCAAGCATTTATAACATTGTATTTATAACCCTATTTTTGAACAAGTGTAAAATCTACCTGTGCCAACTTAATTGAGACACAAGGGGAAACTATACATTATCATTTTTGAAACAAATGTAAATGATGCTGCTTTATAAAtcctttaaatatgtttataatCCTTAAACATCAGCTTATATATAATGCTTGAGATAAAGAGTCACAAGAGAATGGAAGTATAAACAGTTCATTCAAAGATTCAAGATTAAGGATTTTGTGATATGCTATCAACTGCACAGGAAGAATGTTGAATTGAAATTATAGTTGCTTATCAAACACATATCTTTCCATGATAAATGcctaaaacaggcaaaaaaCGATATGGGCGGGATGTTGATAAAGCTGTTTCTGAGAAGAATGACTAAAGCTGCAAgaaaattcatgtttttaaactGTTCATACTGCTGTAACTTCATTATAGTAAAACTAAACATGAAAAATCAACAAAAGACAGTAAAGCATATTAAATCACTCCAAACTGAGAAGCTCCACATCAAAGATGAGGGTGGCATTTGGGGGTATAATCCCAGGATGGCCTTTATTACCATAGGCGTAATCAGGTGAACAGGTTAGCTTTGCTCGCTGGCCCACACTCATCTAAAAGATAGACACATATAAAGAGGTatcaattgtttttattatcttaccTGTTAATACTACACGCATGCTTAAAAGTGTGTATTAACCTGTTCTTGTAAAACACTTACAAATACACAATCTTGATTTATGTTAAGAGAGtcattcacccaaaaatgaaaatgctgtcatcatCTCCCACCCTCAccttgttctaaacctgtatgagttatGAGATattttttgagaaatgatggcaaCCACATTTCTTTCATGaatgatggtacccattgacttccgtagtaggaaaaacaaatgctatggaagtcagtgtaccgtcatgtgtgtgcttaccattatttatcaaaatatctttgtttgTGCTCCACAGAATAATAAAACGCATACAGTTTTAGAAGAACATGAGACGagtaaataataacagaattttcatttttgggtgaactatcctttttttttaaagctgttaATCATTAGCCATTATGTTGTCCCACAATGGAAGTCTGCATATAAAGATTAAGTTATCGATTCAAATATTGCATTAAAGATGCACTCAGTAAATTGCTTCACAATAATAAATCAGACTCAAGTTGTAAGGCTCCAAAGAGAGAAACATGGAGCGGGTCATTTTATGGCAGCAGACATCTCTGCACAGGACACTTTTGCTTCTGAAATCAAACAATCATGACTGACTCTGAATAGATCATTTCTACATGAATAGTATTGGTAACTGTTGCTTATGGGTGATACAATCTTATACACTAAATCCACAGTCAGTTAACCCCTGATTCTTATAAAAATTGATTCTtctgtataaaaatgttttgcaatGGTAAACAAGCACATTGAATTCCTTTTATATTTAGCTACCTATCTGAAAAGCCTTCGAGTATACCACTCATCTGCACAATACCTTCCTCCCAGCCACGGATAACTTCCTGTTTACCAATCTTAAACTTAAATGGCTTGTCACGGTCACGGGAAGAGTCGAATTTCCGTCCATCTGTCAGAGAGCCTGAAGATTGCACGGAGAGGAAAAGGACAAGGCCAGAAAAACAGGAAATGAGGTTAGAGCATCAGATAAATGGACTTATTGGGCATTACTGTTGTTTGATTTTATATGAAATATCTGAGGGGACGATCTGTCACTCTAATCCATGCTTGTAGGCTACCAGTCATTTTCAGGATATGAGATTACAAAAGCAtaataaatatgttatattcACTGCAAAACTGACTTAAATCACATCATTGTGCAGCTAGTTTGTGAATCTGCATGCGAATACCCagcagctaaagtcattttttgtatgTGTGACTTACTGTTTCTACAAAATCATGCTACTTAATGTAGAGAATattttgtcaaaatataaatttgataTTGACTTGGTAtaataaacactttaaataaataaataatagataGTCATgagataatataataaaaactatTCCGCTGTGACTgtacttaaaggtgccataaaATAAAATCTGTATTTACTTAGGcaaagatgaataataagagctctgttCATGCGGTAATGACATATCCTGAGCCTCAAACGcatttgttttctaatttttatgtaaactcatgcatgcaaaaaaaaaaaaatgctggaaaacaggccaatctcaacataacactgattgttatgtcacAGTAGAGATGTACGCCcctaacattaaattacacattaaattaagtacaaatttgttaaaatgtttactaatgtgagctactgacaTGAGCCTCAGAGTAGAGGCAAGCAGAGCAGAGCTTAATATtaatgacccttccaaatagggcaaaaatagaccatttcatgcAAAGGACAAATCCTATGGTTGTAAATTGACGTGTAAAaccgtttctggataatttttgcacttaataaagttacatgtaaattaaaagaacaatttaacagattatttcaatgcattctttggcacctttaattaaaaaaacaattgtgCAAGCGTTACAATAAACTTTACTTATTAAACTTAATGTCATCGTAGGCTACAtctaaatattaataatcaataTCTGATTTTTAATACGCTTAAATGATTAAAAGATAATCACAACAGCAGACTCACTCCAGACAGTGATAATCCGTCTATCCGACGACGCTTAAAACAAAAGCATCAGACTTCATAAATCTCTGTTATGTCTCTGTTGTCAGATGCTTATTATGTCTAAATGTCCGTGCGTGGTGcatcatttatttactttatattttttcatttttatttattaattaatttatttgtctATTTTTATAAAAGACCTTATGAAGTCATAAACGGTTTCTGTACCCCTTTTAAGTCTCTTTAAACACCGATTAAAAGTCATTTGCTGTGTGATTTATATATACTCTCAaccaaaaacaaatataaaaaccAAAAACAATTCAACTCACCAACGTAATGCACCACACATGTCTGTCCTTTTTTGGGAAAAGTCCTTCCTGCAAAAGCAGCGCGAGGGGAAACATGGATCACCATAACGCTGGCAAAGCAAACCACACACATAGAGGTTACTAAACATGGTGAACGATTAAATTATTTTACCATCGCCGGGGGTTATGGTCTCAATCTCCACTCCCATTATGTCCCGCTCGCGTATCCCTCAAAAGGACCCCTCTAGTAAACTGAGCAACTGACTGCACGcgcctgcacacacacacagctgcaGTGAAGCTGAGAGATGCTGTCGGGTCACGTGACCGCAACGACATGCGGGCTGTGCGTATCCAACTTGAAAGGAGGAGCGAGAATCCTGTGTGCAGTGCTGGgcaaataacaacaaaaatgtataacttaTATCTCCAATATAATGTCGATAACTACAATCAATTATCGCGAAATTCCACAGAAAAATTAAATGTGACTCTTGCCCTAATTATAAGCATGATGGgttgaacattttacattttccgTGCAAAAGCACAGGTAAAGAATTTAGTTCTAGTAACCACTTACTTATTTAAGTGCATGCTTGAGATGATGAGAAAGATGGGTTGTGCTACCACATTTTTAGCACCATTACATAAACAATATAGTATTCGATATATCTTAGCATTAAATGGATATAGttgttaaaaaagttaaaattctgtcatcgtttactaACTCACCTTCAAAGCCCAAACCTGTAtactgaacacaaaggaaggaATAAGAAACCACGCAGTTTCAGAGGACCACTCaatgccatagtaggaaaaaatattataaaagtcaatggtgctccaaaacattttgattaacTGCACTAGAAAGtatgtgtacattttttttaaatctttgtgcgttaagcttttaacacattatgtgtaattttaacacattatgtcattttaacacattatgtgtcatttagTGTTAACAtataactagggctgtcaatagattaaaatatttaatcgcagttaatcgcatgatttcatgagttaactcgcgattaatcgcaaattaatcgcacattttaactgttctaaatttacctaaatgtaacactttttaagtttgtaatgctctaatcagcatggatttggataatatatatgctatatgcaaatgtatgtctacaatagcctgtttacattttcaacagaaccatcagccatagttttataaatgtttatgcctttagaagaccttgttctttctccatttctgtttgctgctgcatcatttgtgacctgtgctggc
Protein-coding regions in this window:
- the fkbp1ab gene encoding FKBP prolyl isomerase 1Ab, which produces MGVEIETITPGDGRTFPKKGQTCVVHYVGSLTDGRKFDSSRDRDKPFKFKIGKQEVIRGWEEGIVQMSVGQRAKLTCSPDYAYGNKGHPGIIPPNATLIFDVELLSLE